atagcggatcaaagtttctttaaaattaaacattatctgctataaaaagaactttttttaaaatattgtctacGCCATTGCTCTCTacgcgtgtaaagtgatcaattatctatcgattggtctcttacaaaactttgatcaaagcaatagtttttaagaaaaacacgtttgtagaaaaattgttaattcaaCCAAAAACTGTTGCTGTAATCAAAGATTTGTAAGGGGCCAATTgctagataattgatcactttacacgaaaatactgcccgtttgacaaaattagcagcGGAGttgaaaacatttaaaaaaaagggctttttattgcagataatgtgtAAATTCTGTTTAAAACATCCCATGTATATTCaaacttttcatcttaatttttgatgtattactctagaagtctgtcagcggtttcttgaatcaccctgtagagtacaagaagaagaagagaagaaattGCAAATACAGGTAGTTTAACACGTTGGATGCCGCTCTAATTTCGAAACCAATTAGCGCAGTTAGCTAATCATCGCTTATAAGCGACAGCGGCATTAAACGTGTTAAAGTTAACACAATTACATTTGGGGTCGAGATAGTAACAAAGGAACTAAGAAGATCCAATTTCATTTACATTACAAAAACTCTGTAAAAGCTCTGCAATGTTCTAATTTATAATGTTATCCTTTACACTCCTAGAACAGTTGCAAAAAGGTAAACCCATTTTACCACTTCATCCAAATGTACAAAAACATGTACTGAATGTAATACAGGTTAGTtgtgttaggtaaggttagttttcttttgtaatgtcaattataccGTGAAGTAATGTTGAGTAAggtcagttttcttttgtaatgtcaattataccGTTAAGAAATGTTGTCTATctaaattgattatctcaattaagtaaagtttaatttacaatttaaacattcgtttcaaattaaataaaattttccacaACCTTTATCAAATACTTATCAACATATGATGACATTTCTAtcaagataaaaaagatttaaacgttgtttaaaatctcaaaaacaacataataaatccctaacaattaattaaacaataaaaataataataatattttgtgtAAACTCAAAACTCACCACctgttttagaatttttactCTCGGATGATCTGTTTTCGCTACCACCATCTCCGGCGCCTCCGTTTCCCTTATCCCCCGATACATTACTGCCTGGCGACGCTCCTTCCCGATTCTGAGTACCAGGCAGCGCGGGAAAATCCTCTGAAGACATGGTGAATTCGCTGGACTCCAGCGTCGGCTGCTTTACCATCCCCACATACGGTTTGGTACCGGGCATAGGGCTCGGCTGGGGTACGTTATCGCCGGCGTTTCGGTTCGTCAGCGAAGGGAATTCGTTGAGATCGAGCAGCGGGGGCGTGTTGGTGTCCCCCGATCCGAAAACGGTGTGTATCGTGCCGTAGCCGCCCAGGGCGCTCATGTTGCCCATTTGGCTGTTGTTTCTGAAGCAAGTTTCAAGTAAAACGTCAACGTcagacatttaattttgaagtttgtGGTTGgcaggtttttttttaagaaaatgacGTGCTGTTTTTGTGGGTTAATCAAttcattttttcgaaaaaataaaagtgttgAGAAGAATTTCAAGGAAATGGACGAAAGGATGATAatggaaaatattaaattatatcatCAAGTTAAGAGCGAAAAGGATTTGGAATGTATTAAGCATTACAAAATATGTTATTGACAACCAAAATTCAGCAACATTTCAACATCTTTATAAATGTATTCTTTTACTCCATGTGTAATCATTAATTACATATGGTGACataaaattgtttggaaaCCTGTGTTATTTTAGTAGATAAGAAGtactttttatatacaatttatACATTGTGAGCAAACAGAAGTTATTTGCATTCTAGTTTTTTTCCATAACTTTCTTCGTCATTgatgaaataatattataattcgAATTCTGTTGGAGGGCCCTTAGCAGTCCTAAGCTAGCCTAGAAGAGCTTAGTGAGCTAAAATAAGGAATTAGTCATAGAACGACCCTAGGAAGACACCCACTGGATATTATGAGTGAAAGCAGAGGGAGAAGTCCCTAGGAATAGTCTCTGCAAATTTGCAGGGAAACAATTTGATATGAAGTATGGAGTGatgaatcaaaattatataaaagaaaaaaaaattataccaaaAGACACAGATCAGAGAACATAATAACAACAATGTCTTTAACATCCCTTTATAACTATCAATAAGTAATCTGTCCTAGAATCAGCAGAGACACTCTGTGACTCTTAGATGCTCTTCAACTTTCAATGTGGTTATGCAGTATATGGTCTATGGCTAACTCAAATTGATAAATAGAGTGTTTAAGGTGTACCTTACAACATTTCAGAGTGTATCTAATCTTTGAAATCTATGTTAAATGTCCAAGGTGTCTACTGACTTACTAGGTGTTAAACCTCAACTAGGTCTACTTTAAATCTTTATCATGTCTGCCTAAAGACTGCAATGAGACAGATccatatcaaaaatttcagACCACATCAAATCCAGTTGCATTATGACTCATTGAAAGTACCATAAAATCTCCATTCAGACATTATGTTGCATCAAGTatttaaattagcatcataTCTCCATTATGATAAATTCAGCAAGAGTCCATCAGtctattttatatttctatCAGGCCTGTATTAAGTCTATAACCTGTATTTGGATCATTAACAGTAACTAGTCTTTCTGAGAGTATCTAGTCATTTCCAATAGTATAGTTTTTCAGAATCTAGACCTCTGGGAGCAGTATGTAGTCTTCTGGCAGCAGTATATAATCTTTTATTGCTAGTATTAACAGTAACTAGTCTTTTACCGACAGTACCTAGTCATTTCCCATAGTATATAGTTTTCTGCTATCAGAATATAGACCTCTGGCTGCAGTATGTAGTCCtgaattaaagagaaaactaaAGATAGACCAATTTTGAAGATTTAGATGACAACCACAATATAATCAAAGGatatatgtttaaaaaagCAATATGAACAATACAAATTCTTCTTAATGTTTCCTTTCAAAAAAAGATACTTTGTTTCATAACTTTAAAGTTGTGGAATAATGGAAATAAGATTGCACCAATTCACCTTGCTTAATAATTCCAATTTGAATCCAATATTTCAATGGCactaaaatttcttaattattttgatgaaTCCTATATCTACacttaaaattactttattaagATTCTAAAACATTATAACACATTTACAACAGTTCAAAGTCTAAAAGTGGTAACTTAACAAAAAGGTATCTAGTAATTATGACTAATTATccaaaagaaaatgtaaacattacGTTTCTTACttaataacctaaaaaatgtggataaagtaattaattttaaatagtggaaaatatttatattagatATATTTGCTTACCCTATACTGGGTATTCCTCTTCTATCCGAAGGCCCCCGTTGCCCGAACACAGGTGTAACGTGCCCGGACATGGAATTACCTCCAAAACTCATACTCGTCCGGCCGAGGCTGTTGCCTCCAATGTTTCTCGAAAAGTTCAAATTCGCCATTAGCTATCTTGTGTGTGGGGCACCACTCTCTAGCATAACGAGACCTCAGGGTAGCTCGTGTTGGAAATGCTCGCTTAGTACTATTTTTAACGGTTTCTTTTAACGTACGTATTAACTTAACAgcacaaaaaatacaaataacatcaTAGACACTGTGTTGGCTTAAATGCACTTTTATCTCCGTTCTTGCAGTTGAATATTCGCTCGAATTATCCGTTTTGCGAATTTGATTTTATCGTTTGCACACGAAAAAATGTACCTGCTATAGAAAATAAAGAGTTAATTCTATACAGAAAGATGTTATTGTCCCATATATTTCCGCCATTACAGATTTAAGCTGTCaaattttacagttttctGTATTAACATTTTACTAATTTACcgatatcttttttattaatataccacttttcattctaaattttaaataattataaattacgtaaaactaatttaaacgCATATCATTTGATTTTAATCGCTTTGTTATTAGCGTCATTAACATTAAGTTAACTTATTATTATCACTTTAGATGTCGCACACGTCTTTATAATTTCCTAACCTAAAATCGCAAATCTTATCTGTCAAATTCGTTAACATTTTACGTAATAACAAACAGCGATTCTTTTTAAAGAAGCTCCGGATAAAATCGTATCACGATGTCCGCAATAGTGAAGCGACAGGATATGCCTCCCCCGGGAGGCTACAAacctattaattttaaacggaTCCCTGCGAAAACTTACTTCAGCGGTTTCACTATGATTGCAGGTTATCTTGGTGTCACCGCAGGAGCAGCTTACGTCTATTATTTAACCTGCAAAAAAGTCCATCGAGAAGACATCGAAGAACGATCTGCTAGATTTGCATTAACCCCATTATTAACGGCGGAACGCGATCGTGAGTACTTAAAACAACTTAGACGCAATCGAGATGAAGAAAGGGAATTGATGAAAAATGTGGATGGATGGGTAGTTGGCACGTTATATGGGGAGCCTATCTATAAAGACGATAAAGGTGAACTTATTGAACCACGGCTACAAGATTATTATGTGCATGCTAATGCGAAAGATTTTCTTAGAAGAGCTGATCTTAGTAAGATGTGTTAATTTGAATTGGGGAAATGATgtagttttcaaaattattgtatttatttatattattccccatactttattaaataaatgttttagttaacgttttgtttaattaatttattgtatacaCTTTTTGATAATACTTTATAATTTCCCATTAAAGCAAAAAAGTCCCACATGAAATGACAAGTTTATTCATTAATTCATTAGCTGCtaagaaataatgaaattgtttatttcgATTGTTACTAACTTATTGTAAAACAATCAAGAGCAAAAACATCACATGATAAATAGTacaatacaaaaagaaaaaagaagttctcaaaaatgcaaaaaagCGATCACAGTCCTGGAGATGATTCCCTTATTACTTTACCCTTAAAAGTTTTACATCATTTCAATAACATTCGAAACAAATCTAAAATacttgttattattaaaaaaaagctaaAAAGCTACCATAtatctaacaaaaataatttaatataagttAATTAAGTGCGGTGGAAGCTAATAAAGCAACGCCTCGTTCGTAAAAACTATGAATATCTTGACCAGGTGCTATGTTCAAATCGATTGTAAACAACAATTCGGTCCGCGTCGAATTCAAATAAACCGGCAGAGATAATCTTCCATTTGTATGTTTCGAATCTCCGGTTACATGAACCCAACGTAATAAAGTTAATGGGAGTTCCAACATTATACTGGAAGTCAACAATAGTTGGTTATTTCGACTTTTAGCTCCTTGCAATTTTAATCCCGTTATTGCAAAAGAATCGTTTGCCGTTGATTCGACGTTATCGCAAATTGTTACTTCTAACTGAAGTTCCTCTAAAGACCAACTATTAACTTGTGCTACACATTGTCTCGTTGCTGTTATATAAGCTTCAGGGTTGAAAAGACCACCCAACCAAACGTTAAaccactaaaaaaattaattttaataattaattattacataataaatatcgttttatttaCTTGTAATTCTTTTGCTCCAGATGACGATACAAGTTGTGAAACTTGTTGAAGTTGTTTAACACGATTACTAAAATCTGTTATCCATTGAATTACAGTGCATCCACGTGGAACTGTGTATCTTCTCCAATTAGCGGGGATTATCCCCCTTACAAGTTCTCCAAGCATGGTTCTATGATAATTAGTTTGTTTCTTTTCACCCTATATAAAagatacaataattaaaaataaatacaagataatttaaaacaaaacttttttacctGACAAATTAAAATCACGTCATTAAGATCGTGGTTAACATCAACTAAAAGTTTAGATCCACAATTAACCTCCCTTTCAAAATATCGATACAACGgatctttaatattttctacaGTCCTTCTTAACGTTTGTAAAGATTTCGGAAGTAATTGTAACCAAGTTAATGCGGAATTGTGTAACGTTTTCATCCAAGATGGTCTTCCATCGATTTGTGCCGGTCCTGTTGGCGATGCATCATCACCAGTATACGCCAATTCGTCATCATCTTCTAACTGTTGCATCTTCAGTAACTTGCTGACTAAATCTGTACCTCTCGTCgttaacaaaactttttccGCGTTATTCGGCAATCCCAACCAAGAAGGTGTTTGCCGATCAGATAACGCTTCAATCCATTTTAAGAAATGATCTCTTCTCGTCCCATCTGGCATCGTTATGTTTCCATCGCCACCTTCAACATGAGCGACAAGAGGGAAATCGCTTTCAAAGCTCTTTGgggtaaacatttttaataagaacGATTGGAGTAAACGTTGATCGAAATCGTTATCGATTTTACCACCGTAAATCGACTGCGATAATAACGTAACAAGAGCATCCCATGGTACTTTCTCCGGTGGTAAATTAGTACGACCCATTGCAGTCGCTTCTATCCAAGTATCCAAAGTATCGCACGCCACTCTCAAATCAGATTCGTTAAACTCGTAATATTTTGCCCAACCCAATGGGGCATATCGTAAACGTTCTTGTACGATTGCGTGGAACCATGCAAGAAGGAAATAGAGGCGTGCTCTTTCATTGGGAGCTTTCATCATTCTGCTTGCGGGAACCGTGCTGAATGTTCTTAATAGATTTGCTCTGATACCTGGTGGTGGCTCATAAACGAAGATTCTTCCCGCGCGGAGGAGATTTACGGGGAGTTTTGGATTAATTTCCATTGTTAGGAATAATCGGAAGTTGGAGTGAGGTTGTAGGGAATGAAGTTTCTTTTCTAATTGAACTAACCATTGGGGTGCTAAATGAACGTTTTTAAGTAGTACCCATCtgaaattagattaaattcgAATTTTAGTGCGAACATTTTGAGAATATAACAGATTCTTTGTGGTTAGGTTGTGCCaaataacaagaaaacaatttatacTTACTTTCCAGTTTTACATGCCATATTAATAGCTCTATCAGCTTGATTAAATCCTTCAGCTGAACCAATAGCAATACtcgaaatttgtttatttaattctgcAGCGAGATCATCAACGCGACCTGATGCATCATACCCAGGAACGGAACATAATAAAGCGGGGATTCCAGCTTGTAATTCTTTTTCAACAACAGCAGCAAAGTCCAATTCTTTTTCAGCTGTTGACATGAATGTATCACCTAAAACCGCCGAGACAAATAACTGCGCAGCCGCAATTATCCTATCGGGTCTAAACGCTTGTATTAGAAGTAATTGATACATCGCGGTTCCAATGGGGCTTAAAGGCTTCTCTTCTGACCATAATCTTGGTACGTTTTGTTCTGGGGTACCTTGTTGTAACCAAGCTCCGAATTCGGGCATTTCGCGGATTTTTTCGTATAATTTTCTAAACGGTGGAAGTCTATTTGCTAATCGTGTCATTGCTTCTTGTTGTTCGCTGTCGATTCCATCGATTTCAGCTTGATTTATCGAGTTAAAAACCCCTTCTTTACCACGtaaaaagaagttaaattCTTGATCTAAATTAGGTTCGTTTGGAACGCCTTTAAGATGAATTctacataataataatgagaATGTAAGTCGATCTGTGTGAAGCATTCCACGTGCTACACGATCATAAACGACAGCAAATAAATCTTTAGTCACTACGTTAAGTCTGGATTGATAATCGGAAATTCCCGTGAGATTTGGATTACTGAATAAAACGGTATTAAACATATCCAAAAACATTCTTAATGAGTAttgatataagaaatggacTTGATTCAAACTATCCATAGTGAAATAAGTGTTGCTACAAGCTTGTGAAAGCGGCATGTATTGTTGCGAAACGGTTTCAATTTCTGAAATGACTTTATCTGTTTCTTCCACTTTTTGCCCAATTTCAGCAGCTTCttgttttaaagtttctaaAGTAGTTATCACACTATCATCGTCTAAAATCTTTCCTTTAGCATCGTTTAATGCTTGTAATAAAGACTTTTCTAGTTGTCTCAATCTTAAATGGAATTCTCCttgtaatttcaataaatccgATCGCTTCTCATCAATATCCGGACGTTCAGCTTTAAGAACTTGATTTAAACATTGACTCTGTAACGAACTTCGTGTTACGGTGAAATTAACGAAAGTTACTCTCGAACAAATATCTGGAGGAAATTCAACCGTTGGATCCCTTGTGGAAAGGAAAATAACGAATGATGGCGATAAATCGATATCTTGGTCGcctaaagtaattaaaacacGTCCTCCAGTTCTGCGTAATTCACGATTTAAAACCGGATTTAAGATGGGATCGTAATTTTCGACGTCTTGAACTAAAAGTGGGTTGCCAAAACGTAACGCGGACTCAAGATTTTTCCTAAATGAATCATCAAGGAAACttgttttggttatttttCTATCTTTATATTCGTTCATTATGTATTCAGTTGCTTGACCGGATGGATCGATTATTAATGGGTAACGATTAAATCTCTGTAAAATAGgattgattaaaattgttttggtgaaaataattaatatttaccttAATCATTATGGCGTTTTCTGTACATAAATCATCTGTTGGTAAAGCATTTGCTTGCCAACGTAATCTTTCATCTGGATTTGATAAATATTCAGTTCTTGCAATATCCGCTCGATATTGAATGGCAGCTTGAGATAAATGAGTACTCCAtgccataaacaaattttgacgATACTAAAATAGattatgattaataaaaaatagtgaCAAAAAATTTAGGTAATTACGTGTTGGTCAAAGTAACCTCCATAAGCGATAAAAGCTGATGATAAAAGAACGTCCCCTATAATAGTAGACATTTGCGATCTGAAAGTTTCGCTGGTTGTTTCCCATCTAGTTCTTTCAATAactaatgattttattaacgcAATTGATCGGTCAACTTTAGCTTGGACGTTTTCTAAATCGCTTTTAATAGCTTGGGCTTGCGCAATGAGTTGAGCATATTCTTCTTTGTAAGAAGCGATACTCTGTTCTAATTGgctaattaatgttttaacttCGTCGCCTTTACTTTTGTTGGTTTCCGCTCGTGTTTCTAAAGAGTTTAATTCTTCGCGAAGAGGTTCAACTTTCTTTAACATATCTGCATATTGGATTTGAGCTGTAGCCCATTTCACCAAAGGTCCACAAGCATTACTAGCGTGGTTAATTTTCTCGAAATTATAATCGGGATTACTTAAATATCGGTTCCTCATTTTTTCACGAACATCATCgctattaaaatcaaaataaattattttaattattaagtaaggcgaaattttttaaataaaaaagaaaatataaaggCAAAACAAGCAAAAATTcaactaaacaaaaaaatgcatTAGCTAcactaaaagcttttttttttcttcaacatgCATACCTAATGTCTTCCGTGTTAAAGTTAGATACGACGCTATTTATGAAGTTGTCGCGCATGATGACGGTGCGAATAGATTTCCAGTCGCTTGCGTTCTCCCCGAGCAGCAAGCAAATGGACTCTAGGGCCAATTTCACGAGGGCAGGCGGATTGGCCATCGAACGAATTTCGACCAGTTGCGACTTTTTGATCGACTTTACAGCTGTGCAAaacaaacgaaaacaaaaacttaatagtcgaacaataatttttttacagcttaaagaatattaaaacgttttatattaaataacttaTTAGTAAAGGaaatgaatcaatttttaaatgtgaaatactttaaattatatGAGGCGTTGAATTTCAAAACTTGTTTTATATCGTCTCCTTAATTTTAAGGTACTTAATGTGCTTTGAGACCGAACCTAAGGAGACAAACTATGAAGATAATTATTCTTTATGTCAATATGTTATTCACAcatataaattgaatttgggACTGTATCAAATAAATCTCCATTGTAGAGGTGTCAACCTCAAACCTTGTCAACCCCAAAAAAACCTGGTCTTGGAAGCTCTTGGTTTGTTTAGACAAAAGtacaaaagtttttaatagcTTTCCCTGTAAAGATATTGTAATGAAGTAGTCcccttttatttgaaacacaTTTTTCAtcctttatttatattcttaACCTTTACAactcttcttttctttctacTTACTTTTTCAAcagtttttaatacaaaaagaatattttctcAACTTACAGTATTATTGCATTGAGTTTTCATAACTCCTACAGCCTAAGTTCCTTCTTAAAGAGTATACAAATTTAGGAATAACATAAGCACAcaacaaattctttttaaatcttttcctGTCAATAATAGCATACctgaaaaactttattaagaaTCCAATAACTAAGTTTTGTAATTCAACgcataatacataaaaaaaatgatatatatcattAAATATCCCGCGTTTTAAAATCTCCGATATAAATGACCAACGCGTCTATGAAAAACTTAAAGATAACGTTTTGTTATTCttcattaaaactaaaataataataagcagGGAAAACTCTAATATTACAATCAATTCATctttcaaatttcaaatagTATACAGAA
This genomic stretch from Onthophagus taurus isolate NC chromosome 7, IU_Otau_3.0, whole genome shotgun sequence harbors:
- the LOC111429175 gene encoding NADH dehydrogenase [ubiquinone] 1 alpha subcomplex subunit 13, producing MSAIVKRQDMPPPGGYKPINFKRIPAKTYFSGFTMIAGYLGVTAGAAYVYYLTCKKVHREDIEERSARFALTPLLTAERDREYLKQLRRNRDEERELMKNVDGWVVGTLYGEPIYKDDKGELIEPRLQDYYVHANAKDFLRRADLSKMC